CAGGTGGAACTGCTCACGGCCGGTGCTCTTCGGCGGCGGCAGCGCGAACCACGGGTCCGAGCACCAGCCGGCCAGCAGGCTCTCGTCCACCGCGCCACTGGCGGCATATGCGCCGTCGGCGTCGAAGGTGCGGCCGGTGTGGCGCTGGCACCAGGCATCCATCAGCGCATTGGCCGGGCCGGTATCGAAGCCACGCACCGCACCTTCGCGCGGAATCAGGGTCAGGTTGGCGATGCCGCCGAGGTTGAGCACCGCGCGGTCTTCGTCAGCCGTGCCCAGCATGGCCAGGTGGAAGGCCGGCATCAGTGGCGCACCATGGCCCCCGGCCGCCACGTCGCGGCGGCGGAAGTCGGACACCGTGGTGATCCCGGTCAACTCGGCGATGCGGTTGCCGTCGCCCAGCTGTACGGTGAAGGCGGGGTCGGCCAGCGGGCGGTGACGCACGGTCTGGCCGTGCGAGCCGATCGCGCGCACCTGGCTGCGGTCCACGCCAGCCTCGGCCAGCAGCTGGTTGGCGGCCCCGGCGAAGTTGATCGCGATCCGGGCGTCCAGCTCGCCGAGCTCCTCCAGCGAGTCCAGCCGGCCACCTTCGCCCAGCGCCACCAGTCGCGCACGCAGCACCGGCTCCCAGCGGGCGGTCAGGCCGTGCACGAAGCGGCAGCCTCCGCCGGCGGGGAACTGCACCAGCGCGGCATCGATGCCGTCGGCGCTGGTGCCCGACATCAGGCCAAGGTACAGGGGGGCGTCAGCGTCGGCGGTCGTGTTCATGGCGGGCATAAAAAAAGGACGCGGCAAGCTTGTGCTGCCGCGTCCTTCTTCGTCAACGCAGCGGCTCAGCCGCGCTTGCGGCCGGTGCTGCTCTTGTCCTTGGCGCTGGCCACCTCGGGGGCGGCCTCGTCGCGGCTGGTCGGCGCGGGGCTGGCATCGGCGTAGATCAGCTTTTCCATGCCCTGGATGCGGGCCATCGCCGGCGCGGTCTGCGCGCGGAAGGCGACCAGCTCGGCGCCCTTCAACGGCTCCGGCGGCGGCATGGTCACGGTCAGCGGGTTGCGATGCTCGCCGTTGACGCGGAATTCGTAGTGCAGGTGCGGGCCGGTGGCCAGGCCGGTCGAGCCCACATAGCCGATCACCGTGCCCTGGGCCACGCGCTGGCCGGTCTTGATGTTCGCAAAGCGCGACATGTGCCCGTACAGGGTGGTGTGGCCGCGGCCGTGATCCAGGATCACCACGTTGCCGTAACCACGCTGCACGCCGGCGAACTGCACGCGGGCGTCGCCAGCGGCCATGATCGGGGTGCCGGTGCGCGCGGCGTAGTCCACGCCCTTGTGCATGCGCATCTTGCCCAGCACCGGGTGCTTGCGCGCACCGAAGGTCGAGCTCAGCCGCGCGAACGGGATCGGCATGCGGATGAAGCTCTTCTTCAGCGAACGGCCGTTGATGTCGTAGTACTCGGACTTGCCGTTGCGGTCGAAGCGGAAGCCGGAATAGGTCTTGCCACCGGTGGTGAAGGTCGCCGCCAGGATCTTGCTGGTGTCCACCTTCTCGCCTTCGCGCCAGGTTTCATCCATCACCACGCTGAAGCGGTCGCCCGGCTGCAGGTCCTTGGAGAAGTCGATGTCGTACTTGAAGATATCGTCGGTCATCGTCGCGATCGCCGACGGCGACAGCCCGGCGCGGCGTGCGGCGGCGTACAGCGAACTGGTGATCTCGCCACTGGTGACCACCGTGCGCGTGGAGGTCTCGCGCTTGGTCACCTTCTCCTTGATGTCATCACCGGCCAGGCTCAGCTCCACCCGGTTGTCGGCATCGCGGTCGAAGCGGATGCTGCGCAGGTCACCGGACAGCGGCATGTCGAAGGCGATCTCGGCGCCCGGGCGCAGCTTGGTCAGCGCCTCGCGCGCGCCCGGGTGGTCCAGTACCCGGTGCAGGGTGGTGGCCGGAATGCCGGCCTTGTCGAACAGATCGCTCAGGGTCTGGCCGCGTTCCACGCGCAGTACCTGCCAGCTGTCACCGGGTACCTGCTGCTGGCGGGCCATGGTCAGCGGCGGCAACGGCAGTGCCAGGCTGGTATGGCTGTCGGCAAAGGGGGCGTCGATGGTGTGCGAGAAGCCCGGGACGATCGTTGCCACCAGGGCGCCGATGGTCGCGAACAGGCTGGCATGCATCCAATGGCGCCGGGTCCAGCGCTCGTTGAAGGCGGCGGGAAGATGTTGCCTGAGCTTCCGATGCAGGGCGTTGTCGTGCAGGACGTGGAGGCGTTCCTGGAAGCGCTGCTTGCGTGCGCGCCCTTGTTCGGAATTGTGCATCGGCGGTTTTTTCCTGGCTGCCCGGGAGCGCGGGCCTGATCGCCGGTTACCATAGACACCTGAGAAAACCGCGTCAAACCCTTGTGCCCATTGGCTTTTGTGAAGCCAATCGGGTTAACTTTGCTTTAACACCCCACACAAGAATCGGCGTTGCCGGGAGTAGTCACGTGTCCTCGATTGAAGAAGCCCTTGCCCTGATCGGCCGCGGTGCCGACGAGATCCTCAAGCTCGAGGATCTGCGTGCGCGCCTGCAGGAAGGCCGCCCGCTGCGGATCAAGGCCGGCTTCGACCCCACCGCGCCCGACCTGCACCTGGGCCATACGGTGCTGCTGAACAAGATGCGCCAGTTCCAGGACCTCGGCCACCAGGTCATTTTCCTGATCGGCGACTTCACCGGCATGATCGGCGACCCGTCCGGCAAGAGCCTTACCCGCAAGCCGCTCAGCCGCGAGGACGTGCTGGCCAACGCCCGTACCTATGAGGAGCAGGTGTTCAAGGTGCTGGACCGCAGCCGTACCGAAGTCCGCTTCAACTCGGAATGGTTCGGCAAGATGGGCGCGGCGGACATGATCCGCCTGGCCGGCCAGCACACCGTGGCACGCATGCTGGAGCGCGACGACTTCGCCAAGCGCTACGCCGCCCAGCAGTCCATCGCCATCCATGAGTTCCTGTACCCGCTGGTGCAGGGCTACGACTCGGTGGCCCTGGAGGCCGACGTCGAGCTGGGTGGCACCGACCAGAAGTTCAACCTGCTGATGGGCCGCGGCCTGCAGGAACACCACGGCCAGAAGCCGCAGGTGGTGCTGACCATGCCGCTGCTGGAGGGCCTGGACGGCGTCAACAAGATGTCCAAGTCGCTGGGCAACTACATTGGTATCAGCGAGCCGGCCATCGACATCGTCACCAAGACCATGAAGGTGGACGACACCCTGATGTGGCGCTGGATCGAGCTGTTGTCCTTCGACATCAGCCAGGCCGAAGCCGTGCAGCTGCGCGAGCAGGTGGCCAATGGCGGGCTGAACCCGCGCGTGGTCAAGCTGCGCCTGGCGCGTGAACTGGCGACCCGTTTCCACGATGCAGCAGCGGCCGAGCAGGCCATTGCAGGCTGGGAGGCGGCGGTGACCGGGCAGGGCGACATCACCCAGCTGCCGCTGCAGGACGTGGCGATCCCGGCCGAAGGCCTGCGTATCGCTGCACTGCTGACCGCTGCCGGCCTGACCCCGAGCAACTCCGAAGCCAACCGCAAGCTCAAGGAGCGCGCGGTGAAGGTGGACGGCGAAGTAGTGGAAGATGGCCAGCAGGTGCTGCAGCCGGGCTTCGAAGGCTTGTTGCAGGTCGGCAAGCGTACGTTTGCCCGCGTGCGCCTGGTTGCTGCCTGAGACAAAGGAAGGGCCGGCGCCAGCCGGCCCTTCCTTATGCTCTTGTAGAGCCGAAGGCAACGGCAGGAGCCGTTGCCAACGTCGCTTGCGACGGCCCGCAGGGGGCCGGGCAGGACGCCCGGCATAGCCCATGCTCGGCTGCTCTTCACGGGGGCCTCCCGCAGCGCGATGCATGAACGGATGCAACATCCGGTGAAAAAAATCGCCACACCCCCTTCACAAATGATGCGAATGGGGACATACTTCTCCTCCCCCGTCGCAGGGGTCGCCACCAAGGGGCTTCAGCGACAACAGGGCGCCCACCACCGCCGAACGAGATGATCGAACGAAGGTGTTGACGGACTGAAAAAGTCTGGCATAATGGGCGGCTCGCTACGAAGGAAGCTTCGCAGCACACGGGAACGGCGCTGAGGCCACTTCCCCTGATCTTTGAAAGTATGCGCAGGTATCTTGTGAAGGCGCCTGCAGGAAGGATGATTGTCCATCTTGCAGACGTTTGATCAAGCAACTATTAATTGTTTTAAAGCAAGCGATACGTTGCCAGCATCAATCATCTGCAGCTTTAAATTTTGATCTTCGGATCATGTAGTTTTAAGTGAAGAGTTTGATCCTGGCTCAGAGTGAACGCTGGCGGTAGGCCTAACACATGCAAGTCGAACGGCAGCACAGGAGAGCTTGCTCTCTGGGTGGCGAGTGGCGGACGGGTGAGGAATACATCGGAATCTACTTTTTCGTGGGGGATAACGTAGGGAAACTTACGCTAATACCGCATACGACCTACGGGTGAAAGCAGGGGATCTTCGGACCTTGCGCGATTGAATGAGCCGATGTCGGATTAGCTAGTTGGCGGGGTAAAGGCCCACCAAGGCGACGATCCGTAGCTGGTCTGAGAGGATGATCAGCCACACTGGAACTGAGACACGGTCCAGACTCCTACGGGAGGCAGCAGTGGGGAATATTGGACAATGGGCGCAAGCCTGATCCAGCCATACCGCGTGGGTGAAGAAGGCCTTCGGGTTGTAAAGCCCTTTTGTTGGGAAAGAAATCCAGCTGGCTAATACCCGGTTGGGATGACGGTACCCAAAGAATAAGCACCGGCTAACTTCGTGCCAGCAGCCGCGGTAATACGAAGGGTGCAAGCGTTACTCGGAATTACTGGGCGTAAAGCGTGCGTAGGTGGTCGTTTAAGTCCGTTGTGAAAGCCCTGGGCTCAACCTGGGAACTGCAGTGGATACTGGGCGACTAGAGTGTGGTAGAGGGTAGCGGAATTCCTGGTGTAGCAGTGAAATGCGTAGAGATCAGGAGGAACATCCATGGCGAAGGCAGCTACCTGGACCAACACTGACACTGAGGCACGAAAGCGTGGGGAGCAAACAGGATTAGATACCCTGGTAGTCCACGCCCTAAACGATGCGAACTGGATGTTGGGTGCAATTTGGCACGCAGTATCGAAGCTAACGCGTTAAGTTCGCCGCCTGGGGAGTACGGTCGCAAGACTGAAACTCAAAGGAATTGACGGGGGCCCGCACAAGCGGTGGAGTATGTGGTTTAATTCGATGCAACGCGAAGAACCTTACCTGGCCTTGACATGTCGAGAACTTTCCAGAGATGGATTGGTGCCTTCGGGAACTCGAACACAGGTGCTGCATGGCTGTCGTCAGCTCGTGTCGTGAGATGTTGGGTTAAGTCCCGCAACGAGCGCAACCCTTGTCCTTAGTTGCCAGCACGTAATGGTGGGAACTCTAAGGAGACCGCCGGTGACAAACCGGAGGAAGGTGGGGATGACGTCAAGTCATCATGGCCCTTACGGCCAGGGCTACACACGTACTACAATGGTAGGGACAGAGGGCTGCAAGCCGGCGACGGTAAGCCAATCCCAGAAACCCTATCTCAGTCCGGATTGGAGTCTGCAACTCGACTCCATGAAGTCGGAATCGCTAGTAATCGCAGATCAGCATTGCTGCGGTGAATACGTTCCCGGGCCTTGTACACACCGCCCGTCACACCATGGGAGTTTGTTGCACCAGAAGCAGGTAGCTTAACCTTCGGGAGGGCGCTTGCCACGGTGTGGCCGATGACTGGGGTGAAGTCGTAACAAGGTAGCCGTATCGGAAGGTGCGGCTGGATCACCTCCTTTTGAGCAAAGACAGCATCGTCCTGTCGGGCGTCTTCACAAAGTACCTGCATTCAGAGAATCATGTCGGCCAGGCCGATATGAGAGTCCCTTTTGGGGCCTTAGCTCAGCTGGGAGAGCACCTGCTTTGCAAGCAGGGGGTCGTCGGTTCGATCCCGACAGGCTCCACCATACTGGGCTGTGTACCGGAAAGTATTTCCGGGTCTGTAGCTCAGGTGGTTAGAGCGCACCCCTGATAAGGGTGAGGTCGGTAGTTCGAGTCTACCCAGACCCACCATTCTCTGAATGACGCATACATTCGATCTTTATACGCATCAGCACTGTGGCTGGTACGTGTTCTTTTAAAACTTGTGACGTAGCGAGCGTTTGAGATGTTCTATCAGACGTGTCGTGAGGCTAAGGCGAGAGACGCAAGTCTCTTTATTGATTGAGTCGTTATATTCGTATCCGGGCTTTGTACCCCCGGGTCACATGTATAACCCAAGGCAACTTGCGGTTATATGGTCAAGCGAATAAGCGCACACGGTGGATGCCTTGGCGGTCAGAGGCGATGAAGGACGTGGCAGCCTGCGAAAAGTATCGGGGAGCTGGCAACAAGCTTTGATCCGGTAATGTCCGAATGGGGAAACCCACCCGCTTGCGGGTATCCTGCAGTGAATACATAGCTGCTGGAAGCGAACCTGGTGAACTGAAATATCTAAGTAACCAGAGGAAAAGAAATCAACCGAGATTCCGTAAGTAGCGACGAGCGAACGCGGACTAGCCCTTAAGCTGGATTGGTTCTAGGAAAATGCTCTGGAAAGAGCAGCCATAGAAGGTGATAGCCCTGTATCTGAAAGGGCCATTCCAGTGAAGACGAGTAGGGCGGGGCACGTGAAACCCTGTCTGAACATGGGGGGACCATCCTCCAAGGCTAAATACTACTGACCGACCGATAGTGAACCAGTACCGTGAGGGAAAGGCGAAAAGAACCCCGGAGAGGGGAGTGAAATAGAACCTGAAACCGTGTGCGTACAAGCAGTAGGAGCTCCGCAAGGAGTGACTGCGTACCTTTTGTATAATGGGTCAGCGACTTACTGTTCGTGGCAAGCTTAACCGTATAGGGGAGGCGAAGGGAAACCGAGTCTGATAAGGGCGCATAGTCGCGGGCAGTAGACCCGAAACCGGGTGATCTAGTCATGCCCAGGGTGAAGGTGCGGTAACACGCACTGGAGGCCCGAACCCACTCCCGTTGCAAAGGTAGGGGATGAGGTGTGATTAGGAGTGAAAAGCTAATCGAACCCGGAGATAGCTGGTTCTCCTCGAAAGCTATTTAGGTAGCGCCTCATATGTATCCTCTCGGGGGTAGAGCACTGTTATGGCTAGGGGGTCATCGCGACTTACCAAACCATTGCAAACTCCGAATACCGAGACGGACTGTATGGGAGACACACGGCGGGTGCTAACGTCCGTCGTGAAAAGGGAAACAACCCAGACCCACAGCTAAGGTCCCAAATTTTGTGCTAAGTGGAAAACCATGTGGAAAGGCACAGACAGCCAGGAGGTTGGCTTAGAAGCAGCCACCCTTTAAAGAAAGCGTAATAGCTCACTGGTCGAGTCGGTCTGCGGGGAAGATTTAACGGGGCTAAGCACAGAACCGAAGCTTGGGGTGCATAACTTTGTTATGCGCGGTAGAGGAGCGTTCCGTAAGCCGTTGAAGGTGGATTGAGAAGTCTGCTGGAGGTATCGGAAGTGCGAATGCTGACATGAGTAACGATAATGCGGGTGAAAAACCCGCACGCCGAAAGCCCAAGGTTTCCTTGCGCAACGTTAATCGGCGCAGGGTGAGTCGGCCCCTAAGGCGAGGACGAAAGTCGTAGTCGATGGGAAGCAGGTTAATATTCCTGCACCTCGCGTAAGTGCGATGGAGGGACGGAGAAGGTTAGGTGTACCAGGCGTTGGTTGTCCTGGGGAAAGGCGGTAGGTTTGGATCTTTGGCAAATCCGGGATCCTTTAAGACCGAGCACCGAGACGAGCCTTTATGGCGAAGTCACTGATACCACGCTTCCAGGAAAAGCTCCTAAGCTTCAGCTTACGCAGACCGTACCGTAAACCGACACAGGTGGGTAGGATGAGAATTCTCAGGCGCTTGAGAGAACTCGGGTGAAGGAACTAGGCAACATGGCACCGTAACTTCGGGAGAAGGTGCACCCTTTTGGTGGCTCGTGCGAGCTATAGCTGAAGAGGGTCGCAGTAACCAGGCCGCTGCGACTGTTTATCAAAAACACAGCACTCTGCAAACACGAAAGTGGACGTATAGGGTGTGACGCCTGCCCGGTGCTGGAAGGTTAATTGATGGGGTCAGCCGCAAGGCGAAGCTCTTGATCGAAGCCCCAGTAAACGGCGGCCGTAACTATAACGGTCCTAAGGTAGCGAAATTCCTTGTCGGGTAAGTTCCGACCTGCACGAATGGCGTAACGACAGCGGCGCTGTCTCCACCCGAGACTCAGTGAAATTGAAATCGCTGTGAAGATGCAGCGTTCCCGTGGCAAGACGGAAAGACCCCGTGAACCTTTACTATAGCTTTACACTGAACGTTGAGTTCGTCTGTGTAGGATAGGTGGGAGGCTATGAAACTGTGGCGCTAGCTGCAGTGGAGCCATCCTTGAAATACCACCCTGTCGTGCTTGACGTTCTAACCTGGGCCCATTATCTGGGTCGGGGACCGTGTATGGTGGGTAGTTTGACTGGGGCGGTCTCCTCCTAAAGAGTAACGGAGGAGCTCGAAGGTACGCTCAGCGCGGTCGGACATCGCGCACTGTGTGCAAAGGCATAAGCGTGCTTGACTGCAAGATCGACGGATCAAGCAGGTAGGAAACTAGGACTTAGTGATCCGGTGGTTCTGTATGGAAGGGCCATCGCTCAACGGATAAAAGGTACTCCGGGGATAACAGGCTGATACCGCCCAAGAGTTCATATCGACGGCGGTGTTTGGCACCTCGATGTCGGCTCATCACATCCTGGGGCTGTAGTCGGTCCCAAGGGTATGGCTGTTCGCCATTTAAAGTGGTACGCGAGCTGGGTTCAGAACGTCGTGAGACAGTTCGGTCCCTATCTGCCATGGGCGTTGGAGATTTGAGAGGGGCTGCTCCTAGTACGAGAGGACCGGAGTGGACGAACCTCTGGTGTTCCGGTTGTCACGCCAGTGGCATTGCCGGGTAGCTATGTTCGGAAGCGATAACCGCTGAAAGCATCTAAGCGGGAAGCGCGCCTCAAGATGAGATCTCCCGGGGCACAAGCCCCCTGAAGGAACCATGTAGACTACGTGGTTGATAGGTCAGGTGTGTAAGTACAGCAATGTATTGAGCTAACTGATACTAATGATCCGTGCGGCTTGACCATATAACCTCAAGTTGCCTTGGCTTTACGACAACGTCGTAAGAGCATCCAAGTGCACGCTACGTCACAAGAACTATGCGAGGCTGGCGCCTTGTCCCCCGGGACGAGTGCGACGCTCCAAAAGCCTCCCTGGTGAAATTAGCGCTGTGGAACCACCCGATCCCATCCCGAACTCGGAAGTGAAACGCAGCTGCGCCGATGGTAGTGTGGCTCAAGCCATGCGAGAGTAGGTCATCGCCAGGGTTTATACCCGAGAACCCCGCTGCATGCGCAGCGGGGTTTTCCTTTTTTTGCAGGTACCCGGTTTTGACCTGGACTTGCGGCAACAACTTCACGAAGAACTTCAAGTTCCTCAAACAAGTTGTTGACAAAGCTGAAAGGCCTGCCATAATAGGCGGCTCGCAACGACGAAAGGCCCTCGGGCCCAACGACGAAGCAGCATCGGCAACAACGTCCACTCCGGTGAGACGGCCTTGAAAAAAGGTGTTGACGAAGCGGAAAAGCCGGCTATAATGGGCGGCTCGCTACGAAGGAAACTTCGCAGCACACGGGAACGGCGCTGAGGCCACTTCCCCTGATCTTTGAAAGTATGCGCAGGTATCTTGTGAAGGCGCCTGCAGGAAGGATGATTGTCCATCTTGCAGACGTTTGATCAAGCAACTATTAATTGTTTTAAAGCAAGCGATACGTTGCCAGCATCAATCATCTGCAGCTTTAAATTTTGATCTTCGGATCATGTAGTTTTAAGTGAAGAGTTTGATCCTGGCTCAGAGTGAACGCTGGCGGTAGGCCTAACACATGCAAGTCGAACGGCAGCACAGGAGAGCTTGCTCTCTGGGTGGCGAGTGGCGGACGGGTGAGGAATACATCGGAATCTACTTTTTCGTGGGGGATAACGTAGGGAAACTTACGCTAATACCGCATACGACCTACGGGTGAAAGCAGGGGATCTTCGGACCTTGCGCGATTGAATGAGCCGATGTCGGATTAGCTAGTTGGCGGGGTAAAGGCCCAC
This genomic window from Stenotrophomonas maltophilia contains:
- a CDS encoding anhydro-N-acetylmuramic acid kinase, which produces MNTTADADAPLYLGLMSGTSADGIDAALVQFPAGGGCRFVHGLTARWEPVLRARLVALGEGGRLDSLEELGELDARIAINFAGAANQLLAEAGVDRSQVRAIGSHGQTVRHRPLADPAFTVQLGDGNRIAELTGITTVSDFRRRDVAAGGHGAPLMPAFHLAMLGTADEDRAVLNLGGIANLTLIPREGAVRGFDTGPANALMDAWCQRHTGRTFDADGAYAASGAVDESLLAGWCSDPWFALPPPKSTGREQFHLAWAEAHMAEGQYAAADVQATLLELTVATVADALLAQQPQTRRLLVCGGGVRNRQLMKRLSARLPGVQVESSAVHGLDPEYVEAMGFAWLAQRTMDGLAGNLPSVTGAQGPRILGAIHLA
- the tyrS gene encoding tyrosine--tRNA ligase gives rise to the protein MSSIEEALALIGRGADEILKLEDLRARLQEGRPLRIKAGFDPTAPDLHLGHTVLLNKMRQFQDLGHQVIFLIGDFTGMIGDPSGKSLTRKPLSREDVLANARTYEEQVFKVLDRSRTEVRFNSEWFGKMGAADMIRLAGQHTVARMLERDDFAKRYAAQQSIAIHEFLYPLVQGYDSVALEADVELGGTDQKFNLLMGRGLQEHHGQKPQVVLTMPLLEGLDGVNKMSKSLGNYIGISEPAIDIVTKTMKVDDTLMWRWIELLSFDISQAEAVQLREQVANGGLNPRVVKLRLARELATRFHDAAAAEQAIAGWEAAVTGQGDITQLPLQDVAIPAEGLRIAALLTAAGLTPSNSEANRKLKERAVKVDGEVVEDGQQVLQPGFEGLLQVGKRTFARVRLVAA
- a CDS encoding M23 family metallopeptidase — its product is MHNSEQGRARKQRFQERLHVLHDNALHRKLRQHLPAAFNERWTRRHWMHASLFATIGALVATIVPGFSHTIDAPFADSHTSLALPLPPLTMARQQQVPGDSWQVLRVERGQTLSDLFDKAGIPATTLHRVLDHPGAREALTKLRPGAEIAFDMPLSGDLRSIRFDRDADNRVELSLAGDDIKEKVTKRETSTRTVVTSGEITSSLYAAARRAGLSPSAIATMTDDIFKYDIDFSKDLQPGDRFSVVMDETWREGEKVDTSKILAATFTTGGKTYSGFRFDRNGKSEYYDINGRSLKKSFIRMPIPFARLSSTFGARKHPVLGKMRMHKGVDYAARTGTPIMAAGDARVQFAGVQRGYGNVVILDHGRGHTTLYGHMSRFANIKTGQRVAQGTVIGYVGSTGLATGPHLHYEFRVNGEHRNPLTVTMPPPEPLKGAELVAFRAQTAPAMARIQGMEKLIYADASPAPTSRDEAAPEVASAKDKSSTGRKRG